In Aurantimicrobium minutum, the DNA window ACTCTTTGCGGTGACCAAAGAGTTCGATAAAAACAACCCAGGCGGCACGCTCGTTGATTTCTTGACCGAGGTCTCTCTCGTGGCAGCCGCTGATGAGCTCGACGATGCCAGTGGCACCGTCTCGCTCATGACCTTGCACACCGCAAAAGGTCTGGAATACAACGCCGTGTTCATTACTGGTGTCGAAGAAGAACTTCTTCCTCACCGGATGTCCGCTGGTGAACCTGGTGGACCTGCTGAAGAACGCCGCTTGTTCTATGTGGGCATTACACGTGCGCGCAAGAAATTGTTCCTGTCTTTGGCGATGAGTCGAGCACAGTTTGGTCAAACCAATGTGGCGATGCCTTCTCGCTATCTGCAAGAGATACCTTCAGAGCTCATTGACTGGCGCCAGTCACCCGGAACAGTGAACGGGCGTGACGGTTATCAATCACGAGCACTCAATGCCCGAGGCTCACGCTATGACGGCGGCTTTGGTTCGAGTGAGCTAGGTGGTTGGGGATCAACCGAGGGTGGCTGGAATTCTCTCGAGGCCGCCCCTAAACCAAAGACCGAATGGGCTAACCGGGTCACGAATAAGATTCGTGACAACGGGGACCTCGTTCTTGTCGCTGGCGACCGAATTTCTCACGCTGACTTTGGTGAAGGAACTGTGAACCAGGTAACGGGCGAGGGCGCAAAGAGCGTAGCTCACGTGAAGTTTGATACCGCTGGAGCAAAGAAGCTCCTGATTAAGATTGCGCCAATCGAGAAGCTTTAAGGAGAGCGCAAACTTAGATTGCTGTGCCACCGCCTAAAAGTGAACCAATGAAGTAAGTCACAGCAAGGGCAAGTGCTCCACCGATAGTCACACGCAGAATTGCGCGTGGAACTGGTGCGCCTCCGATGTAGGCACCAATTCCGCCGGTCAGTGCCAGCGCCAAGAGAGACGCTGCCACTGTGGCGGCAATCTTGAAGGGTTCTGGAGTGAGTAAGACAGCTAACAGTGGAAGAAGTGCTCCCACGGTGAACGCAATCGCAGAAGAGATAGCTGCGTGGAGCGGGTTAGTGAGCTCGTCCTGGTCAATACCCAGCTCAACATCGAGATGTGTCTTGAGTGCATCCACCTCGGTCATTTCAACGGCAACCTGTCGAGCTGTTTCTGGCTTGAGGCCCTTGGCTTCATAGAGCGCAACGAGTTCTTCGAGTTCTTCCTCGGGGAACATTTCCAGTTCACGGCGTTCTTTATTGACCCACGCCTTTTCGGAATCTCGTTGGCTAGAAACAGATACATATTCTCCCAGCGCCATTGAGATAGCGCCGGCAGCGAGGGCGGCAATACCAGTAAGCAAGATGACAGCAGGATCACTTGTTGCGGCAGCAACACCTACAACCAGTGCAGCAATGGACACAATGCCATCGTTTGCGCCGAGAACTCCGGCTCGAAGCCAGTTCAGTTTGCTGTTGGACGCAGCGTCGTGAGGTTCAAATCCGTGTTCAAGAGTTGGTTCTGCCATGACACCAGCTTGGCAGTTTGTCTCATTGGTATCTAGTTAGGTGAGCCAAACCTTGTTCAGGGGTGTATTTGGCTGAAAAAAGGGGTAAAGTCGAACTGGTCAATTTATCTTGATATCAAGTTACTTTTAACTTTCGCCAGTGGCGGTCCGATCGCTACTGACTATTTATCGCTCAATGCGGATTGGGAATCACGTGGATTTATACGAATACCAAGCCAGGGACCTGTTCGAGAGTTATGACGTTCCCGTACTGGCGGGCATCATCGCAGACACCCCTGCTGAAGCACGTGCTGCAGCTGAAAAGCTCGGTGGCGTAGTTGTCGTCAAAGCTCAGGTTAAGGTCGGTGGCCGCGGTAAGGCCGGTGGCGTCAAGGTTGCCAAGACCCCTGAGGAAGCTGAAGAAGCCGCCAAGGCCATTCTTGGACTCGACATCAAGGGACACGTCGTCAAGCGCGTCATGGTTGCAGCTGGTGCTCGCATCGCTCAGGAGTTCTACTTCTCGGTGCTGCTTGACCGTGCAAACCGCTCCTACCTTTCCCTCACCTCCTACGAAGGTGGCATGGAGATTGAGCAGCTCGCTGTGGAACGCCCCGAAGCTCTCGCTCGCATCGAAGTAAACCCCATCAAGGGCATCGACCTCGAGGAAGCTAAGAAGATTGCTGTGGCAGCAAAGTTTCCATCTGAGCTCGTGGATAAGGTTGCTCCTGTTTTCGTCAAGCTCTATGAGGTCTACACCGGTGAAGACGCAACCCTGGTTGAAGTGAACCCACTGGTTCTCACCGAAGAAGGCGACATTATTGCCCTCGACGGTAAGGTCTCGCTCGATGAGAACGCTGAGTTCCGTCACGAGAACCACGCAGCACTCGAAGACAAGGCAGCTGCAGATCCACTCGAGGCTAAGGCTAAGGCTGCAGACCTCAACTACGTCAAGCTTGACGGAGAAGTCGGCATCATCGGTAACGGTGCTGGTCTCGTGATGAGTACCCTCGACGTTGTTGCTTACGCTGGTGAAAACCACGGTGGTGTCAAGCCCGCGAACTTCCTCGACATCGGTGGTGGAGCTTCTGCTGAAGTGATGGCGGCTGGTCTCGACGTCATCCTCGGTGACGCCCAGGTCAAGAGCGTATTCGTCAACGTCTTCGGTGGCATCACCGCATGTGACGCTGTGGCGAACGGTATCGTCCAGGCACTGGCAACCCTTGGTTCCGCTGCTAACAAGCCTCTGGTTGTTCGCCTTGACGGCAACAACGTCGACGAGGGTCGTCGTATCCTCGCCGAGGCAAACCACCCACTTGTAACCCTCGCAGACAGCATGGATGACGGCGCCGACAAGGCCGCTGAACTCGCTGCCCGCTAAGCCCTCACGAAAACTCAAGGATAAGAAATGTCAATCTTTCTGAACAAAGACTCCAAGGTCATCGTGCAGGGCATCACCGGTGGTGAAGGCTCCAAGCACACTGCCCGTATGCTCGCTGCCGGAACCCAGGTTGTTGGTGGTGTGAACGCACGCAAGGCTGGCACCACCGTTACTCACGGCGACGTTGAGCTCCCCGTCTTCGCAACTGTTGCTGAGGCAATGGCTGCAACCGGTGCTGACGTCTCGATCGCATTCGTTCCTCCTGCATTCTCCAAGGACGCTGTTATCGAAGCTATCGACGCAGAGATTCCTCTGCTCGTGGTTATCACCGAGGGCATCCCCGTTCAGGACTCTGCTGAGTTCTGGGCCTACGCCAAGGAAAAGGGTGGCAAGACCCGCATCATTGGTCCTAACTGCCCCGGCATCATCACCCCAGGTGAAGCACTCGTGGGTATTACCCCTGCGAACATCACTGGTAAGGGTCCCATCGGTCTGGTTTCCAAGTCGGGAACCCTGACTTACCAGATGATGTTCGAACTGCGTGACCTCGGTTTCTCGACCGCTATCGGTATTGGTGGAGACCCCATCATCGGCACCACTCACATCGATGCACTCGCTGCATTCGAGGCGGACCCCGAGACCAAGGCCATCGTCATGATTGGTGAAATCGGTGGTGACGCTGAAGAGCGCGCTGCAGACTTCATCAAGGCGAACGTGACTAAGCCTGTAGTTGGCTATGTTGCTGGCTTCACCGCTCCCGAAGGTAAGACCATGGGTCACGCTGGTGCGATTGTTTCTGGTTCTGCTGGAACCGCTCAGGCAAAGAAGGAAGCCCTCGAGGCTGCCGGCGTCAAGGTAGGAAAGACTCCCTCCGAGGCTGCACGTCTGATGCGTGAAATCATGCAGAACCTCTAAACAGAACCATTATTCACATGGCGCTCACCTACGGGTGGGCGCCATGTGTTTTTACCTGTTGAATGCAAATGGGTTGGGTTAAACGAATTCTCGATGGCAGACTTGAACAACTAAGACCTTCTTCAAAGGGGAAAACTGTGGCTGAAGCTGTAAAGAAGAGCGCTGGACGTGCCTGGCTCTCGAGCATTCTGATTATTGTCGCAATGGTGTTGACACCCGTTGCCATCGTCAGCCACTGGGCAACCAGTGAAGTGACCAACACTGAGCGCTTTGTCAGCACGCTCTCTCCCTTGGCGTCCAACCCTGAAGTTCAGCAGGTTGTCATCGATGAAGTTTCTGGGGTTATCAAGGAATCTGTTGATATTCCTAAACTGACTGATTCCCTGTTCACTGGACTTGCTCAAGCCCTCAACCTTCCAGAGCCTGCACAGAAGGCTCTCGAGATGCTCAGCACCCCAGTTGCAAGTGGTGTTGACGCGCTGATTACGGACGTTGTGACGAAAGCAGTTGAATCTGATGCCTTCCAGCAGGCATGGACCAAGACCCTGACACTCACTCAGGAACAAACTGTTGCGTTGCTCTATGGTGATCCCGAATCATTGATTCAGCTCTCCAATGATGGAACTCTCACACTTCCCCTCAAGCCCATCATTGTCGACATCAAGGCTGCCCTCGTGAAGCAAGGTGTTGGTTTTGCTAACGCTATTCCCGAAGTAGATAAATCCATAACCTTGGGTCAAATCCCCGAGTTAGCTCTCGCCCGCGTGATTTACCAGGTTGGTGTGGGCGTCGGAACCTGGTTGCCATGGATCGTTGCTCTGATGTTTGCTGTCGGTATTTTTGCCGCACGTAACCGTCCCCGTGCAATCATGGCCACCAGCATTGTATTTGCCCTCGTCATGGGCTTCATGGGCTTCCTGTTTGGAACCGGTCGCATCTTGGCCACCACGGTTATTGATCCGGCCATTGCTGGAGCAGTAGCGGTGATTTATGACGCAGTTGTTGCCTATGTCATCAACGTGGTTGCTGCACTCGGTGTAGTTGCGATATTCGCTGCTATTGCCGCTTGGGCTTTTGGATCCTCAGAGTCAGCTGCCAAGCTACGCGCTTTCTCCAACAAGCAGATTGATACTGTTCGCAAGGCTGTTGACCCTCAGAACAAGACCTTCTCTGGTGTAAGCCCAGTGATGAACAAGTACCGCGTTCTTGCTCGCGTTCTGATTATCGGCATCATTGCCTGGATTGTTGCACTTCAACAGCCCGTAACTGTTCCCATGATCATTTGGAACACATTGCTCATTCTGGTTCTGCTCTTTGTCTATGAAGTACTGCAGCGCACCAACGGCAAGCCTGTTGTTGCGGCAGCAGCAGCTCCCTCAGCTCCGGTAGCACCTGCACCTTCGACTGCGAAGCCTGCAGCCAAGAAGGCACCTGCAAGGAAGCCTGCTGCAAAGGCGACAACTTCGGCAAAGCCAACAGCTAAGAAAACTACCGCTACGAAGCCTGCTGCGAAGAAAGCTCCTGCAAAGAAGCCTGTCGCGAAGAAGCCTGCTGCTAAAAAGTCATAGCATCAAGAGGTGAACCGCACCCTCATAGCTCTGCTTGCTGCCCTCGAGGCATTCATTGCGCTAGCTATTGGGGTCGGTATCTCTCTCGTCCCGCTGAGTTTGATGTGGGCGGTGCAATTTGATTCCGGTGTGAGCTGGGATGTTTTTTATCGCGCTTCGGCAGATATTTGGCTGGTCGGCCACGGTGTCGATTTGAAAATGACCTTGGACCCTGTTCTGGCTGCTGCAGTCAACCTTCCAGGTGGAGACAAGCCCTTCCTCATCTCGATTGCACCGCTGAGCTTTTCGCTGCTCACAATCCTGCTTGGCGTTCGACTGGGAAGAAAGTCTTTTGAATCAGGTGCACGCTTTGTGGGGCCGCTGTCTGCAGTGGCAACCTTCGGCTTCTTCACGATCCTCATTGCTCTCTCTGCTGTTCATGTCAATGCCACTCCGGTGATGTGGATGGCTGTGTCCTTCCCGACCGCCATCTTCGCTCTGGGAGTTTTCATTGGGGCCCGAGGTGAAGTCGGTCACTCTGGAGGCCGTGCCGAAAGAGTGCAACAAAAAGTGGTGGGTTGGGCAACCGGACTTTCTTCACAAGTCAAAGCCGTGCTTTCTGCTTCATTGCGGGGAGGTCTCATCACGGCCGCACTCGTCATTGGCGCCTCAGCCGTTGCGCTATCTATATTGATCATTGCGAACTTCGCCAGTATTTTGGGCATCTATGAAGGCTTGCAAGGAGGCGGTGGCGGAAGCCTCATCCTTACGGCAGCCCAATTGATGTTTATGCCCAACTTTGTGATGTGGGTGGTGTCGTGGTTTATCGGTACTGGCTTCGCACTCGGCACCGGTTCTTCAGTTTCTCCAGTTGGCACAGACTTAGGTCTTGTTCCTGCTCTTCCCATTCTGGGAGCTATGCCCACGAACGATTTAGCGTTTGGATTCCTCGGGCTTTTGGTTCCCTTGCTGGCTGCATTTTTGGCAGCGTGGTTTATTCGACCAGCATTACTTCGCGCCCTCGGTTCTGACGTGTCTTTCCGCTGGATATCACTGACCGTGCTGGGCATTGCGCTCGTTGCAGGAATCCTCATCGGTTTACTGGCATGGGCCAGTGGTGGTGCTGCCGGTCCGGGTCGATTGGCAGATGTGGGACCGAATGCTTTACGCACTGGCGGTATTGCTGCACTCGAGTTCCTTATTGCGGCATCGCTTGGAATGTATGCGCGTTCGGGCGTGACGACAGTGAAGCAAAAGTAACAGGCCCGAATTTCGCTCTATTTCTAGCCGGTAGGCTTAACCTGTGCTGAAACTTGTCGTCCTGATCTCGGGGTCAGGTTCTAATTTGCGTGCTCTTCTTGAGGCCGCAAACGACGACACTTACCCTGCTGAAATTGTGGCCGTTGGTGCCGATAATGCTGCAAGCGGTTTAGCTCACGCTGTTGAGTTTGGTGTGCCCACATTTATTGTTGCTCCGCAGGAATACGCCAATCGTGAAGCGTGGGGACAAGCCCTCGCCGCAGCCATTTCTGAGCATCAACCAGACTTGGTTGTGTGCGCTGGATTTATGCGAATCCTTCCCGCAGATTTCGTGGGGTTGTTCTCGCCACAGCTGATCAATATGCACCCAGCCCTCTTGCCTTTGTATCCAGGAGCACACGCAGTGCGCGATGCTCTGGCGGATGGGGCAACTGTTACAGGTGCTTCAGTGCACATTGTGGATGAGGGTGTCGACACAGGTCCTGTTATTGAGCAAGTTCAGGTGGCCATCAACGCTGATGACACTGAAGAGTCTTTACATGAACGTATCAAAGCGGTGGAACGAGAACTTATTGTTCGCACCGTGAAAAACATTGCCACTAAGAACATCAACCTTCAGGAGTTAGCACGCAGATGAGCGGTCCTTCTCACGATCCCAACTTGTACACACACCGCGATGTTGTGCCCGTTCGTCGCGCCCTCATCTCGGTCAGTGACAAAACGGGGCTGCTTGAACTTGCAGGTGCACTCAGTGCAGCAGGTGTTGAGCTTGTCTCCACCGGTTCGACGGCACAAACCATCCGCGATGCCGGTCATGCGGTCAAAGACGTCAGTGACGTAACCGGCTTCCCAGAATCGCTCGATGGCCGCGTCAAGACCTTGCACCCTTCGGTGCATGCCGGCATCCTTGCTGACCTTCGCCTCGAGTCTCACGCTGAACAACTCGACGAACTGGGTATCGCTGCTTTTGATCTCGTCGTGGTCAACCTCTACCCCTTCCGCGAAACTGTTGCATCTGGTGCTCAAGATGCCGATGTGATTGAACAGATTGATATTGGCGGACCTGCGATGGTTCGCGCATCTGCGAAGAACCACCCCAACGTGGCAATCGTGGTCTCCCCAGCTCGTTACGGAGAAATCATCGAAGCATTGGCAACGGGTGGAACCACACTTGAGCAGCGTCGTTCACTGGCTGCTGAAGCTTTTGCACACACCGCCGCCTATGACGCTGCAGTGTCTGCGTGGTTTGTTCGCGATGAGAAGTTCCCAGAAACCTTTACTGTGTCAGCACAGCGCGGATCAATCCTGCGTTATGGCGAGAACTCTCACCAGGAAGCTGCTCTATACCTAGAGCAGGGCGGCCACGGTATCGCACAGTCCACCCTGCTTGGTGGTAAAGAAATGTCCTACAACAACTTCGTGGACGCCGACGCTGCGGTGCGTGCAGCCTACGACTTTATCAACCCTGCAGTGGCCATCATCAAGCACGCAAACCCTTGCGGTATTGCTGTCGGTCGTGACAAGGCAGTAGATCAGATTGCTTCAGCACACCGATTGGCACACGAGTGTGATCCCGTCTCAGCTTTTGGTGGCGTCATCGCGGCAAACCGTCCCGTCACTCTCAAGATGGCAGAACAGGTCAGTGAAGTATTCACTGAGGTACTTGTTGCTCCCGGTTTTGAACCAGACGCGCTCACTCTGCTCAAGACAAAGAAAAACTTGCGTCTGTTGCAGCTGCCAGAAAACTTTGGTCGTGAACCTCAAGAGGTTCGCCAAATATCCGGTGGCTTCCTCGTACAGGACGCTGACCTCTTCGACGGTGACGCCAAGCTCGGTGCACTGCTGACAAATTGGCAGCTCGTCTCCGGCGAACCCGCAGACCCCGACACCCTGGTCGATCTCGAGTTTGCGTGGAAAGCCTGTCGTTCGGTTAAGTCCAACGCCATCCTGCTTGCACACAACGGTGCATCTGTTGGCGTGGGCATGGGTCAGGTCAACCGTGTTGATTCCTGCCACCTCGCGGTGAACCGCGCAGGCGAGCGGGCAGCAGGATCTGTCGCTGCCTCCGACGCCTTCTTCCCCTTTGCTGATGGTCTCCAGGTTCTCTTGGCTGCTGGCATCAAAGCAGTAGTTCAGCCGGGTGGGTCAGTTCGTGATGAAGAAGTCATCGCTGCTGCCCAGAAGGCAGGGGTTACGATGTACTTCACCGGCGAACGCCACTTCTTCCACTAAAGGACACAACACCTATGTTCACTCCACGTCGCCTTCTTGCCGCTGGTTTATCCGCGCTCGCCGTCGCAGTCATTGCGCAAGACGTCACCGTCTTGGCATTTTTCATCGGCAAGGGTCTAGATGAAAACATCATGTGGCAGGCCGGTGCTTTCTTCTTCACTGCCAGTACCATCCTGTTCTTCCTCATCGCTTTATCTGGCTTACTGGGATTCCTCGCGAAGCGCCGCTACTCCTGGATTGCTGGTCTGATTGCCTCAGCCATCGCCGCCATTACGGGCATGTTCATTCAGGTGGGTATGCAGGGTGTGGGCATGAGCCCTGAAGTGGTTGCTGTTGTATTTGGTTCGTTGTTCAACGACAACCTCATTTTCCTCATTGCTGGTTCTGTCGCTTCCGTCACGGCAGGTACAGCTATTTGGCGTGCTGTTCTTGCTCGCACAAAGAGTGACCAACCCACGAAAGTTGCGTTAGTTCGTGCGCCAGCTGCAAACCTTGCCGAAGGTCTCATCACTCACATCAAGCGCAAAAAGGTTGATGTTGATCTGGCAAATGACCAGTGGGATGGCTATGTTGCAGCGCTGAACGCTGCAGGCTGGCTCACCATTGAGGTTGAGCCACGTGATGACCTAGCGGACAGTGTCTTCATCGAAGACACTGTGGTGATGCTGGGCAAGATTGCCGTTCTCACTAACCCTGGAGCCGATAGCCGCAAGCCAGAAATTATTGGCACAGAAGCAACTCTTAACGAGCTGGGCGTCAAGATAGAACGCATTGTCAGCCCAGGTGCTCTCGATGGTGGCGATGTTCTCAAGGTTGGTAAGACTGTTTATGTGGGCCGCGGTGGTCGCACCAACGGTGAAGGTATTCGCCAGCTTCGTGCCATTGCAGCCCAGCAGGGTTACACCGTTGTAGCTGTTCCTGTCACCAAGGCACTGCATCTCAAGACTGCCGTGACCGCGTTGCCTGATGGCACCGTCATCGGTTACCCACCACTCGTAGATGACCCCCGTGTCTTTGACCGCTTCCTTCCCGTGCCTGAAGCACACGGCACTGCAGTTGTGGTCTTGGCACCCGACACCGTGTTGATGTCATCTTCAGCACCGAAGTCCGCGGAGCTCTTCCGTGAACTTGGTTATCGTGTCATCACAGTCGATATCTCTGAGTTCGAAAAACTTGAAGGCTGCGTCACCTGCTTGTCTGTGCGCATGCGCTAAATCTGAGCATGAAAGAACCCCCGGCACAGCCGGGGGTTCTTTCATGTGGGCTTAGAACTTAATCTCTCCGATGGTTTCACCGTATTGGGTGGTTCCAACGTCAGAGAAACCTACGCGGTGGAAGAACTCTTCAGGGCTGTCAACACCGCGCTCCCACAGCACGGTCAGGCTCTTGGCTCCGCGAGCTTTGGCTTCGTCAACCAGCGCGGCGACAGCAAACTTTCCCACACCCTTGCCCTGGTAGTCAGCAGCAACGTGGATGCGCCACAAGCAACTGCGTAATTCTGGTTGGACGTTGTCCGGATCAAAGTTTCCGCGCACAAAACCAACGACGGTGTCACCGTCTTTGATGACACGAGGCCAGGCTGTTGTGGGATTCACATACGACTCAGAGATGGAATACGACGGGGGAGCTAGAAACTGTTCCTGACCTCGCTTGAGCGTCAAAGAGTTGGCAGCAACGATGTTGCTGGCGTTGAGTTCTTCTAATGTATATGTCCCCATAGCTTTAGGGTAAACCTGTTTTCCCTTTTCTTCCTAGACCGGAAGTAAAACCTATGTAACAAATTCATCCAAGGTTCAGACAATTTTTTCAGCCTCTGCGGGTATTCTGGGGCTGGCAGAAACGCCAGAAATTAGATACCCTAGGGGGTATACAAAGTGTGGCCATATGGTCACTGCTTATTCGGAGGTAAACATGTGTAGTCCAGCCAAATGCGGTTCATGCGGCAAGACCACCTGGACCGGATGCGGCGAGCACATCGAGGAAGCGCTGGAAGGCGTTGCTCAGGCTGACCGTTGCACCTGTAACTAGGTTTCGCATCACTGAACATTATGGGCTCGCTGAGCCCATAATGTGTTTAACGACGAAATCTCTCGCCGCCGATCAACGTGTGCTTTGGGTCTTTTCGAGACAATTCTCATCACCCTCCCGCTCTATTTCTGTATAATATATTTTCAGACGAGTTACCGGCATAACAAAGGACTGGATCAATGAGCGACCCACATTCTCGCGTGGTGGAAGGCTGGACTGGACGCCTGTACGAAGATTTCAGTGTGGGGGATATTTACTACCACCCGTTCGGGAAAACAGTCACAGAAGCTGACAACCAGATGTTCACCTTGATGACGCAAAACGTCTCCAAGACACATGTGGACCGAAACTATGCGTCGGGAACCAGCTATAAGCTCCCCTTGGTCAACTCGACCTTTACCCTTGCACTTGTAACAGGTCAATCCACCATGGATCTCTCCATGAATGTTTTCGCAAACCTTGGTTGGGACGAAGTGCGAATGCCGGCACCTGTTTTTGAAGGCGACACGATTTATTCTCGTTCTAAAGTTCTTGAACTTCGCGAATCAGCGTCCCGGCCAACTATGGGAGTTGTTACTGTCGCAACAGAAGGGTTCAACCAAGACGGAACCATTGTGGTGAGTTTCAAGCGCTCCTTCATGATTTATAAAAAAGGGCATCTGCCCAGTGTTTCAGGAGCTCGCCCGGATGAGTCGACGTTGCCCCAGGTCAGTGGAAACTGATGACAACTAGTGCACAGCATGATGTAGTTGCTTCGGCAACAACACTATTGTTTGTCCCCGGGGATAGGCCTGATCGGTTCACGAAAGCTCATCAATCTGGGGCCGATGTCATCATCATCGATCTTGAAGATGCTGTCGCAGTTGAGAACAAGTCTTTGGCTTTAGATGCGGTTGTCTCGGCATTAACCGAACCACACGACAGTGTCCCTGGCGGCCGGCTGACGGCCCTAGTCCGGATTGATTCGAACCTGAGTTCTCTTCATTTAGCCGCGTTACGAGACATTGCTGCAGTGAAAAACAATGGGCTACTTGGCGTGATGGTTCCTAAAGCTGAGTCAGCTGAACAGCTCTCTGCGGCGGTGAACGCGCTACCGCGCGGTTTGGCGATTGTTCCCCTCATTGAATCAGCACGTGGGCTCGTCAACATCAATGACATTGCACAGGTGCAAGGAGTGACTCGTCTGGGATTTGGTGCTGTTGATTTTGGGTTAGATGTTGATGCCACACATGAGAGAGTCACGGATTATGCTCGAGTCCAGATTGTTGTCTCCTCTCGTGCAGCAGGGCTAGGTGCACCTGTTGATTCACCAAGTTTGAGTATCAGTGATCTGGCAATTGTCGAAGCAGAGGCAACACGTGCACGCCAATTCGGGTTTTCAGGGAAGCTGTGTATTCACCCTGCACAAGTGACTGCTGTGAATTCGAGCTTCATGCCAAGCGCAGAAGAAATCGCCTGGGCTCAAGAAATAGTCGGCTTGGATGGTGGTGCTTCACAACACAACGGTCTCATGGTCGATAAACCTGTTGTTGATCGTGCGCACAGAATTCTTTCTCGAAGAGGAGAATGAGGAGCATGGTCCTCCCCCTTGATGGAATCACCGTCATTTCTCTCGAGCAAGCAGTCGCTGCACCCTTCGCCTCCCGTCAGCTTTCTGACTTGGGAGCTCGTGTCATCAAAATAGAGCGAGACGCGGGAGATTTTGCTCGTGCCTACGACACCAAGGTCCACGGTGAGGCAAGCTATTTCGTCTGGATCAATCGCAATAAAGAAAGTGTTGTTCTCGATCTGAAATCAGAGCACGGAATTAAGGCGCTGAAGGGCTTAATGAGCAAGGCAGATGTCTTCATCCAAAACCTGGCACCAGGGGCTATCGAGCGTTTAGGCCTTGGACCTGAAATTGCCTGCGCCATTAATCCGCAACTGATTTATGTCTCCATCTCAGGCTACGGTCGAGGCGGAGAATACGAGAATAAAAAGGCTTACGATCTCTTAGTGCAATGTGAAACCGGATTGCTCTCTGTCACGGGGACAGAATCAGAACCTGCCAAGGTTGGCATTTCTGTAGCTGATATCGCAGCCGGAATGTATGCGTATTCCGGAGTGCTCAGCGCACTTATCCTCAGGGGGAAGACAGGCAAGGGCGACGTTTTAGAAATTTCAATGCTGGAAGCACTCGGCGAGTGGATGAGCCAACCTTATCTTTATGCAGAGTATGGCGGTCAGCAACAACCTCGATCGGGAGCGCAACACGCAACCATCGCTCCGTATGGCCCGTTCCATACCGCCAACGGAACAGTATTTTTTGGAATACAGAATGAGCGTGAGTGGGTTAAGTTCTGCGAGATAGTCCTCCAAGACCATTCGTTCGCGGTTGACCCACAATTCAATGCGGGTGCGCTTCGAGTACAACACCGTGAGGCGCTCCATAAGCGCATTAATTCTGTCTTTTCTACCTTGACCAGCGAACAGGCCATAGAACGTCTTGATATAGCTGGAATTGCGAATGCGAAATTGCGTGACATGCGTGAATTCTCTGCTCACCCACAACTAGCCGCGCGACAACGTTGGAGAAACGTGGAACTTCCCAACGGGGAATCAGCTAGAAGCCTCATTCCTCCTGTGACTTCACAGTCCTATGAAGCAGTCATGGGGGCAATTCCCGCGCTCGGTGCGGATACGGACTCAGTCCTGCGAGAGTTTGGTTTGAACTAACTCTTTACTGACGTGTCACTTTGCCGCTAAGCGTGGCGAAAGGTTGCAAGAATGCTGGCTTTGCCAAAATCCATGCCACGACGGTTAAGACCAGTGAACCGGCAAACAATCCGAAGCCCAGCCAGCTGTCTCCATTGTTACTGGCATACATATGGTTGAGATTACGCAGTGCTCCGGTGGTCAAAACCAGTGTCACGTGAGCGATCACAAACAGGACAAAGAAGATCATTACCGGATAGTGGATTGCTCGCGCAACGGGCAGCGGGTATATCTTGCTGATCCGTGCTGATGGTCCAGGCCATGCATTAGACATTCGAATGCCGGTC includes these proteins:
- a CDS encoding CaiB/BaiF CoA transferase family protein; its protein translation is MVLPLDGITVISLEQAVAAPFASRQLSDLGARVIKIERDAGDFARAYDTKVHGEASYFVWINRNKESVVLDLKSEHGIKALKGLMSKADVFIQNLAPGAIERLGLGPEIACAINPQLIYVSISGYGRGGEYENKKAYDLLVQCETGLLSVTGTESEPAKVGISVADIAAGMYAYSGVLSALILRGKTGKGDVLEISMLEALGEWMSQPYLYAEYGGQQQPRSGAQHATIAPYGPFHTANGTVFFGIQNEREWVKFCEIVLQDHSFAVDPQFNAGALRVQHREALHKRINSVFSTLTSEQAIERLDIAGIANAKLRDMREFSAHPQLAARQRWRNVELPNGESARSLIPPVTSQSYEAVMGAIPALGADTDSVLREFGLN